The genomic stretch ATCAATCGCCACGCAGAAATTGCAGGCCTTGGGTTTGAAGGACGTGAACGTGACGATCGCCATCGATCCGGCGAGCGGCGGGTTCCGCATGGCGCATCTGACCGCCACCTACGCCTTCGTTATCGACTTCCCTTATTTCAGCGCTTTCCCGATCAATTACGCGACCACCGTTACCGTGCCGCTGGTCGGCGGTTAGGCTCGCGAGTCTCACGCCCGCGCTTTCACCGGCGGCCTCGTCGGTCATTTTAGGTCGAACTCACCGAGCGTCCCGGCCGCTGCTCTTCATGCCCGAGGATTTGCCGTAAGTCGCGCTGATCGACCTTCTGGCCGCAGTTCGGGCAGTTGTAGAAATGACCCTTTTCGCGGATGAGGTCCATGCAGCTTGCCCGGAATGGGCGGTCCAAGGTCTGACAGCTTCGTCATTGCCGATCGACCCTCGCGTCGCAGTAAAAGTTCCGGAACTATTTTAGTGCATGCTAATTGAATCGCTGTTGCTGTGGGCTAGTTTATGCACTTCGCTGCAGGTTTTTGGGGGAGGAATGATAGAATGAGTGGCAACCCCGATGATCCACCAATCGAACGACGCTCACATCTCCGGACGGCTGTTCTAAAGGATGGTGCCATCATTACCGGGGATGTGAAAATCGCCTGTTCCGTCAGAAATCAGCATGCCCATGGTGCGGAGCTGCGAGTGGACCCGGGCGTGGTTGTTCCTGAACGATTCGTCCTGCACGTCCGTGCAGATGGTGTCGAATAT from Mesorhizobium sp. NZP2077 encodes the following:
- a CDS encoding TadE/TadG family type IV pilus assembly protein, with product MEFALIAPFLMILLFGIFALGWSMHSVSSVRYTLETSSRSLQLQNTLTQADIQSIATQKLQALGLKDVNVTIAIDPASGGFRMAHLTATYAFVIDFPYFSAFPINYATTVTVPLVGG
- a CDS encoding PilZ domain-containing protein, whose amino-acid sequence is MSGNPDDPPIERRSHLRTAVLKDGAIITGDVKIACSVRNQHAHGAELRVDPGVVVPERFVLHVRADGVEYRAVVRWRKNERLGVQIY